Proteins encoded in a region of the Mucispirillum schaedleri ASF457 genome:
- the pfkA gene encoding 6-phosphofructokinase, with the protein MKKIGIMTSGGDSPGMNGAIRAAVRAAINYGMTPYGILSGYKGMIEGSIFELKHSDVSNIISRGGTILQTARSLEFKTEEGQKKAVANLEKYGIEGLVVIGGDGSLSGAKVLDEKFGIKSIGIPGSIDNDIYGTDVSLGVDTALNVIMDSIDMINNTASSHGRTFVIEVMGRHCGYLAVMAGIATGADAVIIPEVEPDLAGIAEKFKKRAADCKTRNILIVAEGAGSAYDFGKKLQEAGTFDARITVLGHVQRGGFPTYFDRVLGSRMGAAAVEGLMNGKTAVMTGLQGNQIKFVPYEEVFSKRHELNNNIIKLLDDLA; encoded by the coding sequence ATGAAAAAAATAGGTATTATGACAAGCGGTGGAGACAGTCCTGGTATGAATGGAGCTATTAGAGCAGCAGTTAGAGCTGCTATAAACTATGGTATGACACCTTATGGTATATTATCAGGCTATAAAGGAATGATTGAAGGCAGTATTTTTGAGCTAAAACATTCTGATGTTTCAAATATTATTAGCAGAGGCGGCACCATACTGCAGACTGCCAGAAGTCTTGAATTTAAAACAGAAGAGGGTCAGAAAAAAGCTGTTGCTAATTTAGAAAAATATGGCATTGAAGGTTTAGTTGTTATAGGTGGAGATGGTTCATTAAGTGGTGCAAAAGTCCTTGATGAAAAATTTGGTATTAAATCTATAGGAATACCAGGCTCTATTGATAATGATATATATGGCACAGATGTATCTTTGGGAGTTGATACTGCACTGAATGTTATTATGGATTCTATAGATATGATTAATAATACTGCAAGTTCCCATGGCAGAACTTTTGTTATAGAAGTAATGGGGAGACATTGTGGATATCTTGCTGTTATGGCTGGTATAGCAACAGGTGCTGATGCAGTAATTATTCCAGAAGTTGAGCCTGATTTGGCAGGAATTGCAGAAAAATTTAAAAAAAGAGCAGCTGATTGTAAAACAAGAAATATTTTAATAGTTGCAGAAGGTGCAGGTTCTGCTTATGATTTTGGAAAAAAACTTCAGGAAGCAGGCACATTTGATGCAAGAATAACTGTTTTAGGTCATGTTCAGCGTGGTGGTTTTCCAACATATTTTGACAGAGTGCTTGGTTCTCGTATGGGTGCTGCAGCTGTAGAAGGGCTTATGAATGGAAAAACTGCTGTAATGACAGGTTTGCAGGGAAATCAAATAAAATTTGTTCCTTATGAAGAAGTATTTTCTAAAAGGCACGAATTAAATAATAACATAATTAAACTGCTTGATGATTTAGCATAA
- a CDS encoding phosphate-starvation-inducible PsiE family protein, which translates to MVYYTEILGRFDFVESDMEYITSIKENMLQYEESFINDVLSYLQNDVLFMSEYGNIIDKLNTNKLSSWYKSVISGRLSGYFSEFVSEFNLQYVPKGSFSGERIAELFSFIRIWFQNKLVEICECEWDYKGILNAYTKVINAAIYVTMNTYVPRDKSTSHTSKMKNTILVWSEKASLVTHSMLLVFLMIMTLAGVGFFVWSLWDLKDVAPDKLFVTALGSLLVLWVLIELINSEIQMLKGDRFKISIFVGVVLIAFIREVLIMTLKHDASNTNTMILMLGGILVLGVTYWMLAKSEERTKN; encoded by the coding sequence ATGGTATATTATACAGAAATTTTAGGAAGATTTGACTTTGTAGAATCAGATATGGAATATATCACATCTATTAAAGAAAATATGCTGCAATATGAAGAATCATTTATAAATGATGTATTATCATATCTTCAAAATGATGTATTATTTATGTCAGAATATGGAAATATTATAGATAAATTAAATACAAATAAACTTTCCAGCTGGTATAAATCTGTTATTTCTGGAAGACTTAGTGGCTATTTTAGTGAATTTGTAAGTGAATTTAATCTGCAGTATGTTCCAAAAGGTTCTTTTTCAGGAGAGCGAATTGCAGAGCTATTCAGTTTTATCCGTATATGGTTTCAAAATAAACTGGTAGAAATATGCGAATGTGAATGGGATTATAAAGGAATATTAAATGCATATACAAAAGTAATAAATGCTGCCATTTATGTTACTATGAACACCTATGTGCCAAGAGATAAATCTACAAGCCACACATCAAAAATGAAAAATACAATACTTGTATGGTCGGAAAAAGCATCTCTTGTTACTCATTCTATGCTGCTTGTATTTTTAATGATAATGACTTTAGCAGGTGTAGGATTTTTTGTTTGGAGCTTATGGGATTTAAAAGATGTTGCTCCAGATAAATTATTTGTTACTGCTTTAGGCTCACTGCTTGTTTTATGGGTATTAATAGAACTTATCAACTCAGAAATACAAATGCTGAAAGGGGATAGGTTTAAGATTAGTATATTTGTTGGTGTAGTATTGATTGCATTTATTCGTGAAGTATTGATTATGACATTAAAACATGATGCAAGTAATACAAACACTATGATACTTATGCTTGGCGGTATTCTTGTGTTAGGTGTTACATACTGGATGCTTGCAAAATCAGAAGAAAGAACAAAAAATTAA
- a CDS encoding ABC transporter substrate-binding protein: MKKFFIILFIFAAVQSYAYSVTDMRGKQIEIPEKLERVATIDDGFIEGVMTHLEVINKVTAIGSWSMKRDYKYTYETIDGKTYTAKGVNTMKYLHPWLNDIPCFNSPQGDILNYETLAKSDPQLIILRVGDCTVSGGSYFRGGDPAQLEKTISMIESLDIPLIVLFSPTYYGKAELSSMKEEMRILGDVFKQRDKALKLYEYLNETETMVRNRTKNIKEKPTVLYFGLNSAARKQGGSGMVSGINTPESYIIENIVNAKNAYRGKGNRVILSSEQVYAVDPDIILLPTQNGYHPANELLKAPYYQNLNQLKAVKNKQVYALPWTPMNCSRRVEYPLDILIIAKAAYPEIFKDIKIHQFALKFYKKVYNVDDKTAKALLSEQMLDWTIENDF; this comes from the coding sequence ATGAAAAAATTTTTTATTATACTCTTTATTTTTGCAGCAGTGCAAAGTTATGCGTATTCCGTAACTGATATGCGTGGAAAACAGATAGAAATACCTGAAAAATTAGAAAGAGTTGCAACAATTGATGATGGCTTTATTGAAGGAGTTATGACACATCTTGAAGTTATAAATAAAGTAACTGCCATAGGCTCATGGAGTATGAAAAGAGATTATAAATATACTTATGAAACTATTGATGGCAAAACATACACTGCAAAAGGTGTAAACACAATGAAATATCTGCACCCATGGTTAAATGATATACCATGCTTTAATTCACCACAGGGGGACATATTAAATTATGAAACACTTGCAAAATCAGACCCCCAGTTAATCATATTAAGAGTTGGTGATTGCACCGTGTCTGGCGGCTCTTATTTTAGAGGAGGTGACCCTGCTCAGCTTGAAAAAACAATATCTATGATAGAATCATTGGATATTCCTTTAATCGTCCTATTCTCACCTACTTATTACGGTAAGGCAGAACTTTCATCTATGAAAGAAGAAATGCGTATTTTAGGAGATGTGTTTAAACAAAGAGATAAAGCATTAAAACTTTATGAATATTTAAATGAAACAGAAACAATGGTAAGAAATAGAACTAAAAATATAAAAGAAAAACCAACTGTTTTATATTTTGGCTTAAATTCTGCTGCAAGAAAACAAGGCGGTTCAGGTATGGTTTCTGGAATAAATACTCCAGAATCATATATTATAGAAAATATTGTTAATGCAAAAAATGCATATCGTGGTAAAGGTAATCGTGTCATTTTAAGTAGTGAGCAGGTTTATGCAGTAGACCCAGATATAATACTTTTACCTACACAAAATGGATACCACCCTGCAAATGAATTACTAAAAGCACCATATTATCAAAATCTAAACCAGTTAAAAGCTGTGAAAAATAAACAAGTATATGCTCTGCCATGGACCCCTATGAACTGCTCACGCAGGGTAGAATATCCACTTGATATATTAATTATTGCAAAAGCTGCCTATCCTGAAATCTTTAAGGATATAAAAATTCATCAGTTTGCATTAAAGTTTTACAAAAAAGTATATAATGTTGATGATAAAACAGCAAAAGCATTATTAAGCGAACAGATGCTTGACTGGACAATAGAAAATGATTTTTAA
- the rpoZ gene encoding DNA-directed RNA polymerase subunit omega produces the protein MAFLDIERIINQKNVDSRFKLVHLAALRARELNNPDETTVLADLKSSEKVTSKALTDIVRNKVKFVEIEDISEETEKEKSTENN, from the coding sequence ATGGCATTTTTAGACATTGAAAGAATAATTAACCAAAAAAATGTGGATAGTAGATTTAAACTTGTTCATTTAGCAGCACTTCGTGCCAGAGAATTAAACAATCCTGATGAAACTACTGTTTTAGCTGATTTAAAATCAAGCGAAAAAGTAACATCAAAAGCTTTAACTGATATTGTTCGCAATAAAGTAAAATTTGTTGAAATAGAAGATATTTCAGAAGAAACAGAAAAAGAAAAATCTACTGAAAATAATTAA
- a CDS encoding FecCD family ABC transporter permease, whose product MIFNILEDKRKNIILLLIIILLCAILFAVISGNSELSPKTVLNIILFKLTGFSFEEISKRDMAIVWNMRMPRVIMAILAGFALSTAGALYQGCFRNPLVEPFILGASSGASFGAAFAIIFPALFLPIQISAFIFALIAVLSSYMLARQKGEINTVGLVLSGVITGSIFSALVSIMKYLSEDTQLREITFWMMGGLYHASWSDIYINAILILICFIIAWVFAWKLNLLSIGDEDAKTLGINPDKYKTIFIITATLMTAVCVSSVGIIAWVGLMMPHAARLLTGPDNRYVIPIASLGGAVYLLICDTIARTLTVGEIPIGIITSIIGAPFLIWILRAKSGRLFN is encoded by the coding sequence ATGATTTTTAATATATTAGAAGATAAAAGAAAAAACATTATTTTACTGCTTATAATAATACTGCTGTGTGCAATACTTTTTGCTGTTATTTCTGGAAATTCAGAACTTTCCCCAAAAACAGTATTAAATATTATTCTTTTTAAACTAACTGGCTTTAGTTTTGAAGAAATATCAAAAAGAGACATGGCTATTGTATGGAATATGCGTATGCCCCGTGTTATTATGGCTATACTTGCAGGATTTGCTCTTTCTACAGCTGGTGCATTATATCAAGGCTGTTTCAGAAATCCACTTGTAGAGCCTTTTATACTTGGCGCATCAAGTGGAGCAAGCTTTGGTGCAGCTTTTGCAATCATATTTCCAGCACTTTTTCTACCCATTCAAATCTCTGCATTTATATTCGCTTTAATTGCTGTGCTTTCATCATATATGCTTGCAAGACAGAAAGGAGAAATAAATACCGTAGGTCTTGTGCTTTCAGGGGTAATTACAGGCTCTATTTTTTCAGCTCTTGTATCCATTATGAAATACTTATCAGAAGATACACAGCTTAGAGAAATTACTTTTTGGATGATGGGTGGACTATATCACGCATCATGGAGCGATATATATATAAATGCCATATTAATATTGATATGCTTTATTATAGCATGGGTATTTGCATGGAAACTAAATCTGCTTTCAATAGGTGATGAAGATGCTAAAACATTAGGCATAAACCCAGATAAGTATAAAACTATTTTTATAATAACAGCTACATTAATGACAGCAGTATGTGTATCAAGTGTTGGTATTATTGCATGGGTTGGGTTAATGATGCCACATGCAGCAAGGCTCCTAACTGGACCTGATAACAGATATGTTATACCTATTGCAAGCCTTGGTGGTGCAGTATATCTGTTAATATGCGATACTATTGCAAGAACATTAACAGTAGGAGAAATACCTATAGGTATTATTACTTCTATAATAGGTGCCCCATTTTTAATATGGATACTTCGTGCTAAAAGCGGCAGACTGTTTAACTAG
- the gmk gene encoding guanylate kinase — MSKGRLYIISAPSGAGKSTLCSMLINKYPAVRYSISYTTRAPRGNEINGKEYFFIDKDTFIKMIDNNDFLEWAEVHDNYYGTSKQQINNALNEGIDIFLDIDPQGAMQLKEKLDNIATFIFIAAPSLAELKSRLENRGTDKADNIALRLENAKKEVEYFKKYDYLIINDASNEAFKQLERIYLAEKLRTNQYNNVNEFMSI, encoded by the coding sequence ATGAGTAAAGGCAGGTTATATATCATTTCAGCACCAAGCGGTGCAGGCAAATCTACATTATGCTCTATGCTTATAAATAAATATCCTGCTGTAAGATATTCTATATCATATACTACAAGAGCACCAAGAGGAAATGAAATAAACGGAAAGGAATATTTTTTCATAGATAAAGATACTTTTATAAAAATGATAGATAATAACGACTTTTTAGAATGGGCAGAAGTTCATGATAATTATTATGGCACATCTAAACAGCAAATTAATAATGCATTAAATGAGGGTATTGATATTTTTTTAGATATTGACCCACAGGGAGCAATGCAGTTAAAAGAAAAACTTGATAATATTGCTACTTTTATTTTTATAGCAGCCCCAAGCCTTGCTGAGCTTAAATCAAGACTTGAAAACAGAGGCACTGATAAAGCAGACAATATTGCATTAAGATTGGAAAATGCAAAAAAAGAAGTTGAATATTTTAAAAAATATGATTATTTAATAATTAATGATGCAAGTAACGAAGCTTTTAAACAGCTAGAAAGAATATACCTTGCAGAAAAACTTAGAACTAATCAGTATAATAATGTAAATGAATTTATGAGTATATAA
- a CDS encoding ABC transporter ATP-binding protein translates to MLEIKNLNFYYGNNHILKNISFNAESGSLWGLMGPNGSGKTTFFKCILGLLKHTGSQIKINHLDYEKLNTSKLAKLISYVPQEHKPPFPFTVREMILMGRSPYMGGIFGLKKEDYIEAEKAIEMVNIADISDKPVTALSGGQRQLTLIARSIAQNAPVMILDEPTSALDFNNQITIWKILKKLAETGKLIIACSHDPNHILWFAENTLVIKNGEILANGKTDDVITNSLLKEIYGIEYNILHNDNSKIIQPVL, encoded by the coding sequence ATGCTTGAAATAAAAAACTTAAATTTCTATTACGGAAATAACCATATTTTGAAGAATATATCATTTAATGCAGAAAGTGGCAGCCTGTGGGGCTTAATGGGTCCAAATGGCAGTGGTAAAACTACTTTTTTTAAATGTATATTAGGTCTTTTAAAGCATACAGGCAGTCAGATTAAAATCAATCATTTAGATTATGAAAAATTAAATACTTCAAAACTGGCAAAATTAATATCGTATGTTCCACAAGAACATAAACCACCCTTTCCTTTTACTGTTAGAGAAATGATATTAATGGGAAGGTCCCCATATATGGGCGGTATATTTGGCTTAAAAAAAGAAGATTACATTGAAGCTGAAAAAGCAATAGAAATGGTAAATATAGCTGATATTTCTGATAAACCTGTTACGGCATTAAGCGGTGGACAAAGACAGCTTACATTAATTGCACGCTCTATTGCACAAAATGCACCTGTCATGATACTTGATGAGCCTACAAGTGCTCTTGATTTTAATAACCAAATAACTATATGGAAAATATTAAAAAAACTTGCAGAAACTGGCAAGCTTATTATTGCATGCAGTCATGACCCTAACCATATTTTATGGTTTGCAGAAAATACACTTGTAATAAAAAATGGAGAAATATTAGCAAACGGCAAAACAGATGATGTAATAACAAACAGTCTTTTAAAAGAAATATATGGCATTGAATACAATATTCTGCATAATGATAACAGTAAAATTATACAACCTGTTCTATAA
- a CDS encoding FmdE family protein, whose product MEDKLWEQVAVFHGHKCPGLAIGYKVSLLALKHLDIKDDINDEDIVCIAETDACGVDAVQVILKATTGTGAMRILYTGKQAFNIFNRKNGKKARFVLNNIQDFNNKEDKMKYILSTDEEKLFTVKDVKIMFPEKAQIYNSYICSECGEKTAENAVTIINNKYICNSCKG is encoded by the coding sequence ATGGAAGATAAATTATGGGAACAAGTGGCAGTTTTTCACGGGCATAAATGCCCAGGGCTTGCAATTGGATATAAAGTAAGTCTTCTTGCTTTAAAGCATCTTGATATAAAAGATGATATTAATGATGAAGATATAGTATGTATTGCGGAAACAGATGCATGTGGAGTAGATGCAGTGCAGGTTATACTAAAAGCCACCACTGGCACAGGTGCTATGCGTATTTTATACACAGGAAAGCAGGCATTTAATATTTTTAATAGAAAAAACGGCAAAAAAGCAAGGTTTGTTTTAAATAATATACAAGACTTCAATAATAAAGAAGATAAAATGAAATATATTTTATCAACTGATGAAGAAAAACTTTTTACAGTTAAAGATGTAAAAATCATGTTTCCTGAAAAAGCACAAATATATAATTCATATATTTGCTCAGAATGTGGAGAAAAAACTGCTGAAAATGCAGTGACCATTATAAATAATAAATATATTTGTAATTCATGCAAAGGTTAA